Proteins from one Parachlamydia sp. AcF125 genomic window:
- a CDS encoding DEAD/DEAH box helicase: MTNSIQCIVKGFWIDLPTGESTCEDDVVQLAHKINTQIYNRSRDSHTYGFAKAICRDIDQSATRWQVRSLQVEMRKTPDTPHAKEFNGIKKAYPQAEQESINLPRKGGFSPLIKAVREVVHAIEANSEDILKPHEIERKLRKLIIYLLLAPSWPYKNEGNSIDKVCAVFNYYKQLFGSKDLTPYNQAAFNKFVSELNKHLHQHAMTLDVLSDKIVTKTHRSLPEGLRLFDQVKDLIRKGTERILGAVKPDNRAVRQFCRVFSTHAYIYKPNADNAEARLQLQRSVDRLVELLIAYDRQNDSLILFNFMNGLMQAIQNLLHSNAPMDLSRLSSLVWTFRALVCNAGFIQYMRPAGKEQNLSEPVRQLFSHEQTWRPTGKYVVLLGNAELFREMLTARIDERKRVCTLSEGQINLIFRNLNFKLASEEDVTYRNSYKRMYLLFLHQLAAANKLHFLKPYANHRDYLVRLRENLIRLDYSFMEVSAKVPLDAFFGNAAFIALHFQKIPHGVHVRRTLVNLFAKLGENPVKSKREFEKLVLQAIEDFYQEWEILGEEVLSQIGRSAAPLRIEETARKELVPVESWLAKTVIPLYHSLKLYILKCLPLKWKEATFNGAENLLQRLCWHEGNFYVIDYQEGKYVFHDPFNKTFLPECPDTVLYSDLFSNVKTHLQHELRVQAHREAVSFLTEAYMSFNHDQKIKKMLEEFLSIVFKKMQGTSSATFQERIRIVASFLQVMSPFFKKLDHIVQARFFKDGKLRVNIALNLVKQAKPYGEVAQILENLRETLKNLEEGEDVALKGSVVKGISQLVAFLCAQDIRDILKRCSLNQLVEVTSQFENVICRKMDELSYSKEDFIHSFCAHEGNKSQSLDNDLRAIMGDLAIKETIIHEFGDFLRTRPIPVHFILPNQALALQLCMCEEFKDQNLLIRLGTGQGKSIVIAVAALHEARRIKDVANGRVFVFTSYDHLARRDHELGENFFKKEGIKSLCISTIHDVSRFNNQVKIIYADIENIDSIVREIMVRLLENRASPAEKAFIKTIYENSAEDRIILDEYDLLLYDLERKRPFVETIPPNLLNVNFVRSNQDYWPWLAEQTGKGGKGTTSHATDRSTGKDYCTVPFYSASSGFNLYISIMRLSKLIKRAKRVIGLSGTALQGESHNLSNPLYFEIPSSQNPEVFGTKIQEENALTPADQACIACHQKKQFDSISGELSNLVIDPATIQEYCQTIVRDIQEIRQRKQKDAIAYERPILIFGDPYLEYTTPENMQLKKQLWKTLKEAIIAAGIPLSELTTDVSDADLQKIARSGKVTMTTIKYGRGADIRVSLDIEEGLHVIVSVPVIHKRLLQQLIGRTGRMGRQGSYSAITFGSLVETTADEPFPSSEFFGALHEVTRFFVNKLTSAGTYNAEDSKRWLMFLSNAYVRRKIHKDHAQRLCGAFFEPNPELDKFYS; this comes from the coding sequence ATGACGAATTCTATACAATGCATTGTGAAAGGCTTTTGGATCGATCTCCCCACTGGTGAGTCTACGTGTGAGGATGATGTTGTTCAGTTAGCCCATAAGATTAATACACAAATTTATAACCGCTCCCGTGATTCTCATACTTATGGCTTTGCCAAAGCGATTTGCCGAGATATAGATCAATCTGCTACCAGATGGCAAGTCCGGTCATTGCAAGTAGAGATGCGCAAAACACCAGATACGCCACATGCGAAAGAATTTAATGGAATTAAAAAGGCGTACCCACAAGCTGAGCAAGAAAGTATTAACCTTCCTCGAAAGGGGGGATTTTCACCCCTAATCAAGGCGGTTAGGGAGGTCGTGCATGCAATCGAAGCAAATTCGGAAGACATTTTAAAACCCCATGAGATCGAGCGTAAGCTTAGAAAACTCATTATTTATCTCCTACTGGCACCTTCATGGCCTTACAAAAATGAGGGCAATTCTATTGATAAAGTTTGTGCAGTTTTTAATTATTATAAGCAATTGTTTGGGAGCAAGGACTTAACACCTTATAATCAGGCAGCGTTCAATAAATTCGTTTCTGAACTCAATAAACATCTTCATCAGCATGCAATGACGCTTGATGTATTGAGTGACAAAATTGTTACCAAAACACACCGTTCACTGCCTGAAGGATTGAGATTATTCGACCAAGTAAAAGATTTGATTAGAAAAGGCACAGAGCGGATTCTTGGGGCTGTTAAACCCGATAACAGGGCTGTTCGTCAATTTTGTCGAGTTTTTTCTACACATGCTTACATCTATAAACCGAATGCAGATAATGCGGAAGCCAGATTGCAATTACAACGTTCTGTTGACAGGTTGGTGGAGCTCCTTATTGCCTATGATCGACAAAATGATTCTTTAATCCTGTTTAATTTTATGAACGGTCTAATGCAGGCGATCCAAAATTTACTTCATTCTAATGCTCCTATGGATCTTTCAAGGCTTTCTTCGCTTGTTTGGACGTTTAGGGCACTTGTCTGTAATGCTGGATTTATCCAGTATATGCGACCCGCCGGAAAAGAACAAAATCTCTCAGAGCCGGTAAGGCAGCTTTTTTCACATGAACAAACCTGGCGGCCAACAGGTAAGTATGTCGTTCTTTTAGGAAATGCTGAATTGTTTCGTGAGATGTTAACAGCAAGGATTGATGAGAGAAAGAGAGTTTGTACCTTAAGCGAAGGACAAATAAATTTGATATTTCGGAATTTGAACTTCAAGCTTGCAAGTGAAGAAGACGTTACTTATCGAAATTCCTACAAACGCATGTATTTATTGTTTCTGCATCAACTTGCTGCAGCGAATAAACTTCACTTTCTAAAACCGTACGCCAATCATCGTGACTATCTTGTGCGATTACGTGAAAATCTCATTAGGTTGGACTATAGTTTTATGGAAGTTTCCGCAAAGGTACCTTTAGATGCCTTTTTTGGAAATGCAGCATTCATCGCCCTTCACTTTCAAAAGATTCCCCACGGAGTCCATGTTCGGAGAACTTTGGTCAATCTTTTCGCTAAATTGGGAGAAAATCCAGTTAAAAGCAAGCGTGAATTTGAAAAACTTGTGCTTCAAGCCATTGAAGATTTTTACCAAGAATGGGAAATCTTGGGCGAAGAAGTTTTAAGTCAGATAGGGAGGTCAGCGGCCCCTTTAAGAATCGAAGAAACTGCTAGAAAAGAATTGGTTCCTGTAGAAAGCTGGCTAGCTAAAACTGTAATTCCACTTTATCACTCTCTTAAGCTCTATATCCTCAAATGTCTGCCGCTCAAATGGAAAGAAGCTACATTCAATGGAGCTGAAAACCTCCTCCAACGTCTTTGTTGGCACGAAGGTAATTTTTATGTAATTGATTATCAAGAGGGTAAATACGTCTTTCACGATCCTTTTAATAAAACTTTTCTTCCTGAGTGCCCGGATACAGTCCTTTATTCAGACCTTTTCAGCAATGTGAAAACTCATTTACAGCACGAGCTTCGAGTCCAAGCCCATCGAGAGGCCGTTTCCTTTTTAACCGAAGCTTACATGTCATTTAATCATGATCAAAAAATCAAAAAAATGCTTGAAGAGTTTTTAAGCATCGTTTTTAAAAAAATGCAGGGGACGAGTTCTGCGACATTTCAGGAAAGAATTAGGATTGTAGCAAGCTTTTTACAGGTCATGTCCCCTTTCTTTAAAAAACTGGATCATATTGTCCAAGCTCGCTTCTTTAAGGATGGAAAATTAAGGGTCAATATTGCTTTGAATCTGGTTAAACAAGCAAAACCGTATGGAGAAGTTGCACAAATTCTTGAGAATTTAAGAGAGACTCTTAAAAATTTGGAGGAGGGAGAGGATGTCGCGCTAAAAGGCAGCGTGGTGAAAGGTATTTCTCAACTCGTTGCATTTCTGTGTGCCCAGGATATTAGAGACATTCTGAAGAGATGTTCTCTTAATCAACTGGTTGAGGTGACCTCTCAATTTGAAAACGTGATCTGTCGAAAGATGGATGAATTATCTTACTCGAAAGAAGATTTCATCCATTCTTTTTGTGCACATGAAGGCAATAAAAGCCAATCTCTCGATAACGATTTGCGGGCCATTATGGGCGATTTAGCAATTAAGGAAACCATCATCCATGAATTTGGCGATTTCCTTAGAACGCGACCGATCCCTGTGCATTTCATTTTACCCAACCAGGCTTTAGCCCTGCAATTGTGTATGTGTGAAGAGTTTAAAGACCAAAATCTTTTAATCAGATTAGGCACAGGACAAGGAAAAAGCATTGTAATTGCTGTTGCGGCTCTCCATGAAGCGCGAAGAATTAAAGATGTGGCGAATGGAAGGGTGTTTGTCTTTACGAGCTACGATCACTTAGCTAGGAGAGACCATGAACTAGGGGAGAACTTCTTTAAGAAGGAAGGGATTAAAAGCCTTTGCATTTCAACCATCCACGATGTCTCTCGCTTTAATAATCAGGTCAAGATCATTTATGCGGATATCGAAAACATCGATAGTATTGTCCGTGAAATCATGGTAAGGTTGCTCGAAAACAGAGCAAGCCCAGCTGAAAAAGCATTTATCAAAACCATTTATGAAAATTCCGCTGAAGATAGGATCATTTTAGACGAGTACGATTTATTGCTTTATGACCTCGAAAGAAAGAGGCCTTTTGTTGAAACTATTCCCCCAAATTTATTGAATGTTAATTTTGTCAGATCCAATCAAGATTATTGGCCATGGCTTGCAGAGCAGACGGGAAAAGGTGGCAAAGGAACAACCTCACATGCAACTGATCGTAGCACTGGAAAAGACTATTGCACTGTCCCTTTCTACAGTGCTTCTTCAGGCTTCAATCTCTATATTTCGATCATGCGCCTTTCGAAGCTTATTAAAAGGGCAAAGCGAGTGATTGGGCTCTCGGGCACCGCGCTTCAAGGTGAAAGTCACAATTTGAGTAACCCCCTCTATTTTGAAATACCTTCATCCCAAAACCCCGAGGTATTTGGAACAAAGATTCAGGAAGAGAACGCTCTCACTCCTGCTGATCAGGCTTGCATTGCATGCCATCAAAAGAAACAATTCGATTCTATAAGTGGGGAGCTTTCTAATTTGGTGATCGATCCCGCTACAATCCAAGAGTATTGTCAAACGATTGTTAGAGATATCCAAGAGATCAGACAGCGGAAGCAAAAAGATGCCATTGCTTATGAGAGACCGATCCTGATTTTCGGAGATCCGTATTTGGAATATACAACCCCTGAAAACATGCAATTGAAAAAGCAATTATGGAAGACACTCAAAGAAGCCATTATTGCAGCTGGCATCCCGCTGAGTGAACTGACGACAGATGTTTCAGATGCCGATCTCCAAAAAATCGCCCGGTCAGGTAAAGTCACTATGACCACAATTAAGTATGGGCGCGGAGCGGATATTCGGGTCAGCCTAGATATTGAAGAGGGGCTTCACGTGATTGTTTCCGTTCCTGTCATTCATAAAAGGTTATTGCAGCAGCTAATTGGAAGAACTGGGCGTATGGGGCGGCAAGGGTCCTATTCTGCTATTACGTTTGGAAGCTTGGTCGAAACTACCGCAGACGAGCCCTTTCCATCTTCCGAATTCTTTGGGGCCCTTCATGAAGTTACCAGATTTTTCGTCAATAAGCTGACAAGCGCTGGGACTTACAACGCAGAGGATAGTAAAAGATGGCTGATGTTCTTGAGCAATGCTTATGTCAGACGAAAAATTCATAAAGATCATGCCCAAAGGTTGTGTGGAGCTTTTTTTGAACCCAATCCTGAATTAGACAAATTCTATTCTTAA
- a CDS encoding DUF2059 domain-containing protein translates to MGKLYKGLIKHILIIAFFTSPLVLAAGKAEWQAANELLDTIHFEKMMEDSIDASIEMVKQMDPAMGEHEATLRKFYEKYMSAESLRQDILEMYCEIFTEKELKDIAAFYRSKTGQKALEKTPEIMQHSLHLAQTRVLQHMDELQQMLAQEQAAK, encoded by the coding sequence ATGGGGAAATTATATAAAGGTCTAATCAAACATATTTTAATCATTGCTTTTTTTACCTCACCCTTGGTTTTAGCTGCGGGTAAAGCAGAATGGCAGGCAGCAAATGAGCTGTTAGACACCATTCACTTTGAAAAGATGATGGAGGATTCCATCGATGCCTCAATTGAAATGGTCAAACAAATGGACCCGGCTATGGGCGAACATGAGGCAACCTTGAGAAAATTTTACGAGAAATATATGAGCGCTGAAAGTCTTCGACAAGATATTCTCGAAATGTATTGTGAGATTTTTACAGAAAAAGAACTAAAAGATATCGCAGCTTTCTACCGGTCAAAAACAGGCCAAAAAGCGTTGGAAAAGACCCCTGAAATTATGCAGCATTCACTACACCTAGCCCAAACACGCGTCCTGCAACACATGGATGAATTGCAACAAATGCTAGCTCAAGAGCAGGCGGCTAAGTAA
- a CDS encoding Fic/DOC family N-terminal domain-containing protein produces MDIMQSPAGQVIRSPSGYKAFVPNPLPPPFKWNTQLVNALSRADFLLGKLAREGGKLPNPHLLIRPFIAREAVLSSKIEGTQATIGEILAASAGISVQRNADDLQEVQNYIVALDYGIKRLDNLPLSLRLIKEIHLHLMQGVRGSHATPGEFRRSQNWIGTPGCTLNTAKFIPPSPDHLMDCLGEFEKFLHERQLPPLIHTALCHYQFEAIHPFLDGNGRIGRLLIILLLIEQKMLPTPILYLSAFFEATREEYYKQLYNVSARGTWHEWLIYFLNGIAVQTEDVLSRAERINDLLNKWKIQVASSASHVPILIVQHFAVNPYLTTNRIAEELKIAYSTAQRGIQKLEEAKIIKQINSNKRDKIYCATEILTILEEPTKINMDF; encoded by the coding sequence ATGGATATAATGCAATCACCTGCCGGACAAGTTATAAGATCTCCAAGCGGATATAAAGCTTTTGTGCCAAATCCACTACCACCCCCATTCAAGTGGAACACTCAATTAGTGAATGCTTTATCACGAGCTGATTTTTTATTAGGTAAATTGGCTCGAGAAGGAGGCAAATTGCCAAATCCGCATCTTTTAATAAGACCATTTATTGCTCGTGAAGCTGTTCTGTCCAGCAAAATTGAAGGTACTCAAGCAACTATTGGAGAAATATTAGCAGCTAGCGCAGGGATTAGTGTGCAACGAAATGCAGATGATCTTCAGGAAGTGCAAAATTATATTGTAGCCCTTGATTACGGTATAAAACGATTAGATAATCTTCCATTGTCATTGAGGCTCATTAAAGAAATTCATCTTCATTTAATGCAAGGTGTTAGAGGGTCGCATGCAACACCGGGAGAATTTAGACGTAGCCAAAACTGGATAGGAACACCAGGTTGTACGCTTAATACAGCCAAATTTATCCCTCCATCACCAGATCACTTAATGGATTGTTTAGGTGAATTTGAGAAATTTCTACATGAAAGACAACTTCCACCTTTAATTCACACTGCACTTTGCCATTACCAGTTTGAAGCGATTCATCCATTTTTGGATGGAAATGGACGTATTGGCCGGCTGCTAATTATATTATTGTTGATTGAGCAAAAAATGTTGCCAACTCCAATCTTATATTTAAGCGCCTTTTTTGAAGCTACACGTGAGGAGTATTATAAGCAGCTTTATAACGTGAGCGCTAGAGGCACATGGCATGAATGGCTGATTTATTTTTTGAATGGCATCGCAGTACAAACTGAAGACGTATTGTCACGGGCAGAGAGAATCAATGACTTATTGAATAAATGGAAAATACAGGTTGCAAGCAGTGCATCTCATGTTCCTATACTGATTGTACAGCACTTTGCGGTGAATCCCTATCTTACCACGAATAGAATAGCAGAAGAGCTTAAAATTGCTTATAGTACAGCTCAAAGGGGCATACAAAAGCTTGAGGAAGCAAAAATTATTAAACAGATCAACAGCAACAAACGAGATAAAATTTATTGTGCTACAGAGATATTAACAATCCTTGAAGAACCTACAAAAATTAATATGGATTTCTAA
- a CDS encoding ankyrin repeat domain-containing protein, whose product MLHSIQNKIYIAYIKQACQPYHLSKKNLRKVISIIAIRCLAYLFLSRSERIAIRNSLAPKKHATCQKVKSTFKTAIIKSAIPSPNFLNVEEKKSEKPSFLHPLFYKAILEESLPTVEPFLILTTKAFEQEPYIQLAVRRGSLQIIKLMYQHQWLNSQKKKEQMFTLALRYGHLPLMDFFLQQQVGLNITTKWGSPLAAAFALQQLEVANYLLDKKAKFKASKAQIKEIFCRLNHKKNRELTKLFIEKGLPPSLHSKYKYYLIELAIRFGLVEFLQSLVNGILDLKKLDKEKKAALLVCAIQENQEKTLKFLLNNGVKAEKNAEPLVAAVFTSLGLVKLIMEHQTEIDHINEWGFTPLLVAITEGKEDCMHYFLEKGANLIKCQHLRHQKLLSSFLTLCGQSKIGSQTFNWEGMNYGFGIQELQKFVKIFFNHPDHRALDEFPDEKSQKQILEGLEDLKQNLSPTKRNEDILEDYRQGKMVLLTSGWAGHACYRFLYQGFYVEVNRGAKAGHSPGYQIYKINAALTPKLIERMRGGEKKLFRYAQKDQKKICAGLDLKQIVKGKLKAQKVGNCTIANGKAIFRMMLLIDRYISFRVKMPSADPGDLFLKAEAVSSRFYKMFSKGIRETVIQQALDFYRDNHAEEIPFLLLILVLAKFKGSREISLALACFLNEKGVDWQLKNKRGEGFVHYVRKTKNHPLIPFLINNGLLASL is encoded by the coding sequence ATGCTTCATTCCATTCAAAACAAAATTTATATAGCCTATATTAAACAGGCTTGCCAGCCATACCATTTGAGTAAAAAGAACCTTCGCAAGGTTATCTCTATCATTGCTATACGCTGCTTAGCTTACCTTTTTTTGTCCCGTTCAGAGCGGATAGCCATAAGAAATAGTTTAGCACCTAAAAAACATGCAACCTGCCAAAAAGTCAAGTCCACCTTTAAAACGGCTATTATTAAAAGTGCCATTCCGTCTCCAAATTTTCTGAATGTAGAGGAAAAAAAGAGCGAAAAGCCTTCTTTTCTTCATCCGCTTTTTTATAAGGCCATTTTAGAGGAAAGCCTGCCTACGGTAGAGCCTTTTTTGATTTTAACCACCAAGGCTTTTGAGCAAGAGCCGTATATTCAATTAGCTGTTCGGAGGGGAAGCCTTCAAATTATCAAATTGATGTATCAACATCAGTGGTTAAACAGCCAAAAGAAGAAAGAACAGATGTTTACATTAGCCCTTCGATATGGGCATCTTCCCCTCATGGATTTTTTTCTTCAGCAACAGGTGGGGCTAAACATAACAACCAAATGGGGATCTCCTTTAGCTGCAGCCTTCGCTTTGCAGCAGCTTGAGGTAGCCAATTATTTGTTGGATAAAAAAGCTAAATTTAAAGCCAGCAAAGCGCAAATAAAAGAGATCTTTTGTCGCTTGAACCATAAAAAAAATCGAGAATTGACTAAATTATTTATTGAAAAAGGATTGCCGCCTTCCTTGCATTCTAAATATAAATATTACCTTATTGAATTGGCGATTCGCTTTGGATTGGTGGAATTTCTCCAATCTCTGGTGAATGGCATTCTAGATTTAAAAAAATTGGATAAAGAGAAGAAAGCGGCTCTCTTGGTTTGTGCCATACAAGAGAACCAGGAGAAAACTTTAAAATTCTTGCTTAATAATGGTGTGAAAGCTGAAAAGAATGCTGAGCCTCTTGTGGCAGCGGTGTTTACTTCTTTAGGGCTTGTGAAGCTGATCATGGAACATCAGACAGAAATAGATCATATTAACGAATGGGGATTTACCCCTTTACTTGTCGCTATAACAGAAGGAAAAGAAGATTGTATGCATTACTTCCTGGAAAAGGGAGCTAATTTAATTAAATGCCAGCACCTCAGGCACCAAAAATTGCTTAGCTCCTTTTTAACATTGTGTGGGCAATCCAAGATAGGGTCTCAAACTTTCAATTGGGAAGGAATGAATTATGGATTTGGAATCCAAGAGCTTCAAAAATTTGTAAAGATTTTTTTTAATCATCCTGACCACCGAGCTCTTGACGAATTCCCCGATGAAAAATCTCAAAAGCAAATTTTAGAGGGACTTGAAGACCTAAAGCAAAACCTTTCCCCTACTAAGAGAAACGAAGATATCCTAGAGGATTATCGGCAGGGAAAAATGGTCTTGCTCACTTCAGGGTGGGCAGGACATGCTTGTTATCGATTTCTTTATCAAGGATTTTATGTAGAAGTCAACCGTGGAGCAAAAGCAGGACACTCGCCAGGATATCAGATTTACAAAATTAATGCGGCTCTAACCCCCAAACTCATAGAGAGAATGAGAGGAGGGGAAAAAAAGCTTTTCAGATATGCCCAAAAAGATCAAAAAAAAATTTGCGCGGGCCTTGATCTAAAACAAATTGTAAAAGGTAAACTAAAGGCTCAAAAAGTAGGCAATTGTACAATAGCCAATGGAAAAGCGATTTTTCGAATGATGTTGCTCATAGACCGATATATTTCTTTTAGGGTAAAAATGCCGTCAGCAGATCCGGGCGACTTGTTTTTAAAAGCTGAAGCTGTAAGCTCCCGTTTCTATAAAATGTTTTCGAAAGGTATTCGTGAAACAGTTATTCAACAAGCCTTAGATTTTTACCGCGACAACCATGCGGAGGAAATCCCTTTTTTACTTTTAATTCTTGTGCTGGCTAAGTTCAAGGGGAGCCGCGAAATAAGCTTAGCTTTGGCTTGCTTTTTGAATGAAAAGGGAGTTGATTGGCAGTTAAAAAATAAGCGAGGAGAGGGATTTGTGCATTATGTTCGAAAAACAAAAAACCATCCTTTAATCCCTTTCCTCATAAACAATGGTTTACTTGCCTCCCTTTGA
- the priA gene encoding primosomal protein N', whose amino-acid sequence MVLVEPQKFTKYAAVVLDVALEKALDYGIPDDLLVHAQKGVRVEVPLRGSLRNGYILAIKDTSDYGKVAPIQRIFSDVQIPEDLFELALWISRYYLAPLFQVFKILVPSSIRKEMAHKQQLFVMRKQTRERLKEECEKIRNKHPAQAAVLDVMLLVKKGILLSELLEKTGGSRSPVDTLSAKGYLLVEPIRIDRSPLVGEEYLLTKPKILSEEQQEAFTRIAQSLQDNIFQTHLLYGITGSGKTEVYLQAIEKALQMQKSAIMLVPEISLTAQTIERFKSRFPDKIAILHHRLSHGERFDEWHKIRRGEARIVIGARSAVFSPVQDLGLVIVDEEHEQSYKQQEEAPCYHARDVAVMRGKIAQATVILGSATPSIESYYNALKGKYGLSVLKHRAEASLLPTVTIVDMKREFEKAKGFTNFSEPLLNEIEKRLVTGEQTILFLNRRGYHTTLKCPSCHTSLKCPHCSLALTFYYSRNSLSCHLCDFALTPPPSICPSCKKDAPMKYQGVGTELIERSLHAVFPDSRIIRIDADTTRHKGSHQKLLRDFGTGKADVLIGTQMIAKGLHFSEVTLVGILNGDASLNIPDFRSSEIAFQLMTQVAGRAGRGVTQGKVIIQTHLPENSTIQLAAQQNYTAFFEEEILSRELFAFPPFSSLVKLNFSGPDEKKTEEFAQLFRHKLQINLPEIFTLSPVIPSGHAKVKDRYRFQFLIRGPSIYSANQAIKTTLQHALIPRDIKFLIDVNPLTTFF is encoded by the coding sequence ATGGTGCTTGTGGAACCCCAAAAATTTACCAAATATGCAGCAGTCGTTCTCGATGTTGCACTGGAGAAAGCTCTCGATTATGGGATCCCCGATGATTTATTAGTGCACGCCCAAAAAGGTGTGAGAGTCGAAGTTCCTTTACGTGGAAGTTTGCGCAATGGTTATATTTTGGCAATTAAAGACACATCTGATTATGGAAAAGTGGCCCCTATTCAGCGTATTTTTTCAGATGTTCAAATTCCTGAAGACCTTTTTGAGCTCGCTTTGTGGATCTCCCGTTATTATTTAGCGCCTCTTTTCCAAGTTTTTAAAATTCTTGTCCCTTCCAGTATTCGCAAAGAGATGGCACACAAACAGCAGCTATTTGTCATGCGTAAGCAAACTCGAGAACGGCTCAAAGAGGAATGTGAAAAGATCCGCAACAAACATCCCGCCCAAGCTGCGGTATTGGATGTCATGTTATTGGTCAAAAAGGGAATTTTGCTTTCTGAACTTCTAGAAAAAACGGGAGGCTCTCGAAGCCCTGTGGATACCCTATCCGCAAAGGGGTATCTTCTTGTTGAGCCCATCCGCATCGATCGTTCTCCCCTAGTGGGGGAGGAGTACCTCTTAACTAAACCCAAAATTTTAAGTGAGGAACAGCAAGAGGCTTTTACGAGAATCGCTCAATCCCTTCAAGATAACATTTTTCAAACACATCTTTTATATGGAATTACAGGTAGCGGCAAGACCGAAGTTTATTTACAGGCAATTGAAAAGGCGCTTCAAATGCAAAAAAGCGCCATTATGCTTGTCCCTGAAATTTCTTTGACAGCCCAAACGATTGAACGATTTAAGAGCCGTTTTCCTGACAAGATTGCCATTTTACATCACCGCTTAAGCCATGGAGAGAGGTTCGATGAATGGCATAAAATTCGGCGGGGGGAAGCTCGCATCGTCATAGGAGCACGCTCGGCTGTGTTTAGTCCGGTTCAAGATTTGGGCCTGGTCATTGTAGATGAAGAGCACGAACAATCCTATAAGCAGCAAGAAGAAGCCCCTTGCTATCACGCACGAGACGTAGCTGTCATGCGGGGTAAAATTGCGCAAGCAACCGTCATTTTAGGAAGTGCCACTCCTAGCATCGAAAGTTATTACAACGCCCTAAAAGGAAAATATGGATTAAGCGTTTTAAAACACCGCGCCGAAGCCTCTCTACTTCCAACTGTCACCATTGTCGATATGAAAAGAGAGTTTGAAAAGGCCAAAGGATTTACAAATTTCTCCGAGCCTCTTCTAAATGAGATAGAAAAGCGCTTAGTAACTGGCGAGCAAACGATCCTCTTTTTAAATCGGCGCGGCTATCACACTACCTTGAAGTGCCCTAGCTGCCATACATCCCTTAAATGCCCTCACTGTTCTCTAGCCCTAACTTTTTATTACTCTCGAAATAGCCTCTCTTGCCACCTGTGTGACTTTGCTCTCACTCCCCCTCCTTCTATTTGCCCAAGTTGCAAAAAAGACGCTCCTATGAAATATCAGGGCGTGGGAACAGAGCTAATCGAGCGCTCATTGCACGCCGTATTTCCAGATAGTCGCATTATCAGGATTGATGCCGATACCACTCGGCACAAAGGTAGCCATCAAAAACTCTTGCGAGATTTCGGCACGGGCAAGGCAGATGTTTTGATTGGCACCCAAATGATTGCCAAGGGATTGCATTTTTCCGAAGTCACTTTAGTAGGCATTTTAAACGGAGATGCTTCTTTGAATATTCCTGATTTCCGCTCATCGGAAATTGCTTTTCAGCTGATGACTCAAGTTGCAGGAAGAGCGGGTAGAGGTGTTACACAAGGAAAGGTGATTATTCAAACGCACCTCCCCGAAAATTCCACCATTCAATTAGCAGCTCAACAAAATTATACAGCTTTCTTCGAAGAAGAAATTTTATCGCGCGAACTCTTTGCCTTTCCCCCTTTTAGCAGCCTAGTAAAACTCAATTTTTCCGGCCCCGATGAGAAAAAAACGGAGGAATTCGCCCAGCTTTTCCGCCACAAATTGCAGATAAATCTCCCCGAAATATTTACCTTAAGCCCTGTGATTCCCTCTGGCCATGCGAAAGTTAAAGATCGATATCGTTTTCAATTTTTAATTCGAGGCCCCAGTATATATTCAGCAAATCAAGCTATCAAAACCACCTTACAACACGCACTTATACCTCGAGACATCAAATTTTTGATTGATGTCAATCCTCTGACCACCTTCTTTTAA